Within Claveliimonas bilis, the genomic segment ACGAATGTCAGTAGATACAATAAAAAAGAAGACGAGTGAGAAAATACAAATCCTAATTCGTGAAGGAGTAAAAAGTATATGATTTTATATCATGGAAGCAATGTTATAGTCCAGGAACCGCAGATCTTGGAAAATGGTTTTTACAAAGATTTCGGCTACGGATTTTATTGTACAATTTTAGAAAAGCAGGCGAAACGCTGGGCTTTGACAAAACGTAGAAGGCATATTGTAAATTTTTATGAATATTCACCCGATAAGAGCCTGAATATTAAAAAGTTTAGTGAGATGACAGAGGAATGGTTACAGTTTGTTGTAAACTGTCGGCTTGGCTTAAAACATGATTATGATGTTGTCGAGGGCCCGATGGCGGATGATACAATCTGGGATTATGTTGAGGACTATATGGCTGAACGAATTTCGAAAGAGGCGTTCTGGGAACTGGTTAAGTTTAAGTATCCGACACATCAGATTGTATTTTGTACGGAGAAAGCATTACAGACTATCAAATTCGAAGGGAGTTATTCGCTATGATAAATAAATTTTTCCCGGAAGAGCAAATAACCGAGAATGATCTTTATTTTTTATGTTATATGATAGAACGTGTAGCAAGGAAATTACATCAGAAAAACAAATATGTTGTTAATTCTATAGCGAAAGATGAGTGGGTGCGTCTGATTAGCCTGGCTAATGTACTTCACTGTGAGAATCCCCTTAAAATTGAAGATGAATGGATTGAAGAGTATAAGCTAGAAAAGGGAAAATTCGATATAACGGATGTGGATTTAGAACTTGTAGAGGAGATTCCATCAGAAACACAGATGGGCAAGGTGTATACAAGGCTGATTCTGTCAACGTTACAGCCAGAGGAAGATTATATCGATGGAATGATCCGAGTATACAATGATGAAATATGCGATACGATTGATAATTACAATAGCAGTGCATATTATGAACCGTCTTATGTAATAACAAGAGCCTATAATAATGGAGGATTTTAAAAAGCAGATAACCGCATTTGGATATGTTATGGAGAGCCGTATCATAAATAAGGACGGTTTTTCGTATTTGGTTGTAATATGGTATGAAGTAATGAATCATGAGGAGTATTTAGAAGGGAGTTGGACAGATGATGTTCCGCTCTCTTTTCGTATGGGGCAGAAAGACAATGACAGGGAAATAAACGAATGGTATAATGAAGTAAAACTAGGTCGACAAATCCTAATTGGTAAGGGAGATGACTTTGTGAAAAAATTAAGTGAAGATGTTGAAAAAATAATGGCGGAACGATTTGGAAAAGATACCATTATTGCATTGGCAACAGTAGAAAATGAGGTGCCTTTTGTACGTTATGTAAATGCTTATTATGAGAACGGTGCATTTTATATTATTACATATGCACTTTCAAATAAAATGAGGCATATGGAAAGCAACTCTACTGTTGCAATAGCTGGTGAATGGTTCACGGCACATGGAAAGAGTATCAATTTGGGATATTTCGGGAAAGAGGAAAATTATCGGATTGCCGAGAAATTAAAAAAAGTATTTTCTGAGTGGATCGACAATGGACATAATAATTTTGATGATGAGAATACTATAATTTTATGTGTAGAATTAACCGAGGGACTGTTACTTTCACATGGAACAAAGTATGAGTTTTAGTTTTCGGTTTCCGGTTTGTATGGCAGATCCTAATTGAAAATATTCTTAATGGGATATAATAGTAGCGTATAAGAAGTAGGGAGGAATGCTGATATGATGTATCCTTTTATGACATTGAACGATGAAACGGAAATTGTTCATTCTGATATGCAGGATAATGGAAGAGTTAAAGTGTATATTGAGAGACCAGATGAAAAATATGGATTTAAACATGCTGCATGCTGGCTCCCCGATTACACATGGGAAGATATTTACCATTTTTCGGAGGAAGAGATTAAGCAATTCGAAGAGATAATAAGATCAACTGCTCATCTTATTATTGAATTCTCTCAGGAAGGGGGCTTTGAGAATGCCTCAAATCTTTAGAATGGGAGAATACTGGATTTATTTCTGGACAAATGAGAATAAACCTGTTGAACCGATCCATGTACATATCGCAAAAGGAAAGCCTTCCGAAAATGCAACAAAGGTATGGATTACCAGCGCAGGGAACTGTCTGCTCTGCAATAATAATTCAAGAATACCTTCACATACGTTGCGGAATATTATGAGAATGATTGAGGCACGAAGTGCTGATATTATTCAGAAATGGTTTGCATATTTTGGAGAGATAAGTTATTATTGTTGATTTTTGTTAGACCGCACTTGAGTACGTTATAGGGAGCCATATCACAAATAAATGAGTTTTTTCGCATTTGGGTATGATATAACGTGAAGTAATAAAAATGGAAAAACAAGGTTGACAGATCGGAACTTGTCAAAGTGTTTTTATGAAAGGAGTTGAAAGTATGAATTTCTTTGAGATAGTCCTTACATTGGCAATTTCTTTGGGGGCAGTAGTATGGGGCGTGAATATTTATAATCAAAAGGGCACTTGGTTTCTTGCCGGATGGAATACAATGAGTAGAGAAGAAAAAGCAACATACAATGAGAAAGCAATATGTCATTTGTTTGGAAAATGTGTTGTTTTCTGTGGAATAGGAGCATTTCTTTTATTATATGGTAGCTTTAATCACAATGATTATATTTTATGTGTTGGACTTGGTATAATTGCAATAATGATTATTCTATCCATTATAATACCAAAGATAAATTCAAAAAAATATCGTCAGTACAAATCCTAATTTATCTGTACACAATATGATGTCTAAGCTATAATAAAATTAGTCATATGCAATATTATTAAAGAAGTATGCTCTTAAGGTAGAGGTATATGTATGCCGGAAATTGCTTTGTTTTATGGAATAAGGATTACTATGTATTATGATGACCATAATCCACCCCGCTTTTATGTGGAGTATAATGGGAAAAAGGCTCTGATCGACATAAATGATGTCTGTGTTTTGCAGGGAGCATTGCCATCAAGGCAACTGAAACTTGTGTTGGCATGGTGTGTGATCCATCAGGATGAATTAATGCAAAACTGGGAACTTGCAAAAGATGGGAAACCGTTAAACAGAATCAATCCTTTGGTTTAAATATGAAGGAGGCGCTGTAATGTTAGAATATATTCCAACTGTGGTTCAGGTAATACCGTACGAAGATTATACTGTGGATGTATATTTTGATGATGGGAAAATTGTATGCTGCCATGCAGAAAAAGATTTGTCTCCTAATATTTTTGATCGAATAAAGGCGTATCATATTTTTATGGATAAATGTGTGGTTTTAAATGGAACATTGGCATGGGATGTGGCTGGAGGAAGAAATGTAAACGAGTGCATTGATATCGATCCTCTATATTTGCACGAGTTGAAAAAAAGTAAAGAACGAATAGCATAGAATATTAAATATATAAACCGCACTTGAGTACGTTATAGGGAACCGCGTCACGAGTAAGTGTGGTTTTTCGCATTTGGATATGATATGGTGGGAAGTGATGAATCATGAAGATCAGCAGGACTTGATTTTGCACACATCGTGTTAGTTGCTTATATGCCAATTTTTCATATCGTACCATTAGAAAACGTTGGATAGAGTTTAGAGAGAGTTTGGAAACAGGCAAATCCTAATTTGAAAATAACCTTAATGGGATATCTATAATCATCCAAAGACCTGGTAATCTGGAAGTTAAGGAGGTACATAACAATGAATAAAATGATTGCATATTGTGGACTGGATTGTGAACACTGCGATGCATATCTTGCAACAATGAATGACGATCAAGAATTGAGAAAAAAGACAGCAAAGCTATGGGCTGAATTAAATAATGCACCTATCCTTCCGGAGCATATCAATTGTCAAGGTTGCCGTGTTGAAGGAGTTAAAACGGTATTTTGTGATAGTATGTGTGGTGTTCGCCAGTGTGCAATGAAAAAAGGAATCGATACTTGCGGCGACTGTTCAGAGCTGGAAAGATGTTCTATTGTTGGAGCTATCCTGGAGAATAATCCATCTGCTTTGAAGAATTTGAAAGGATAAATCCTAACTTGTGAAGGGAGTGAATAGACGATATTCCGCTTCCTGTTTGCATGAGTGAGAAAGAAAATGATAGGGAAATAAACGAATGATATAATGAAGAAAACAAGGTTGGAAGGTTAAAATTTGCAGGGAGAAAATATGATTCGACGACAGGATATAAGGGAGACGGTTTATAGATATATTGCGGAACAAATGAATTGCAGTGTACAGGATTTACATGCGGGTGAAACAGTTTTTATTGAGG encodes:
- a CDS encoding DUF3795 domain-containing protein, which codes for MNKMIAYCGLDCEHCDAYLATMNDDQELRKKTAKLWAELNNAPILPEHINCQGCRVEGVKTVFCDSMCGVRQCAMKKGIDTCGDCSELERCSIVGAILENNPSALKNLKG
- a CDS encoding DUF3784 domain-containing protein, which codes for MNFFEIVLTLAISLGAVVWGVNIYNQKGTWFLAGWNTMSREEKATYNEKAICHLFGKCVVFCGIGAFLLLYGSFNHNDYILCVGLGIIAIMIILSIIIPKINSKKYRQYKS
- a CDS encoding pyridoxamine 5'-phosphate oxidase family protein, giving the protein MAERFGKDTIIALATVENEVPFVRYVNAYYENGAFYIITYALSNKMRHMESNSTVAIAGEWFTAHGKSINLGYFGKEENYRIAEKLKKVFSEWIDNGHNNFDDENTIILCVELTEGLLLSHGTKYEF
- a CDS encoding DUF4160 domain-containing protein: MPQIFRMGEYWIYFWTNENKPVEPIHVHIAKGKPSENATKVWITSAGNCLLCNNNSRIPSHTLRNIMRMIEARSADIIQKWFAYFGEISYYC
- a CDS encoding DUF4160 domain-containing protein, which encodes MPEIALFYGIRITMYYDDHNPPRFYVEYNGKKALIDINDVCVLQGALPSRQLKLVLAWCVIHQDELMQNWELAKDGKPLNRINPLV
- a CDS encoding DUF3990 domain-containing protein, with product MILYHGSNVIVQEPQILENGFYKDFGYGFYCTILEKQAKRWALTKRRRHIVNFYEYSPDKSLNIKKFSEMTEEWLQFVVNCRLGLKHDYDVVEGPMADDTIWDYVEDYMAERISKEAFWELVKFKYPTHQIVFCTEKALQTIKFEGSYSL
- a CDS encoding DUF2442 domain-containing protein, with the protein product MLEYIPTVVQVIPYEDYTVDVYFDDGKIVCCHAEKDLSPNIFDRIKAYHIFMDKCVVLNGTLAWDVAGGRNVNECIDIDPLYLHELKKSKERIA